One genomic window of Corynebacterium diphtheriae includes the following:
- a CDS encoding DNA-directed RNA polymerase subunit beta, which yields MLEGPILAVSRQTKANIPGAPERKSFAKITEPIEVPGLLDIQLNSFAWLIGTPEWRARQQEELGDSVRVTSGLEDILEELSPIQDYSGNMSLSLSEPRFEDMKNTIDECKDKDINYSAPLYVTAEFINNETQEIKSQTVFIGDFPMMTDKGTFIVNGTERVVVSQLVRSPGVYFDQTIDKSTERPLHSVKVIPSRGAWLEFDVDKRDTVGVRIDRKRRQPVTVLLKALGWTTEQITERFGFSEIMMSTLESDGVSNTDEALLEIYRKQRPGEQPTRDLAQSLLDNSFFRAKRYDLAKVGRYKVNRKLGLGGDNEGLMTLTEEDIATTLEYLVRLHAGETTMTSPTGEVIPVETDDIDHFGNRRLRTVGELIQNQVRVGLSRMERVVRERMTTQDAESITPTSLINVRPVSAAIREFFGTSQLSQFMDQNNSLSGLTHKRRLSALGPGGLSRERAGIEVRDVHASHYGRMCPIETPEGPNIGLIGSLASYARVNAFGFIETPYRKVENGVLTDQIDYLTADEEDRFVVAQANVEHDADGKITADSVTVRVKNGDIQVVAPESVDYLDVSPRQMVSVATAMIPFLEHDDANRALMGANMQRQAVPLVRSEAPFVGTGMERAAAYDAGDLIINKKGGVVENVSADIITVMADDGTRETYILRKFERTNQGTCYNQTPLVNIGDRVEAGQVLADGPGTHNGEMSLGRNLLVAFMPWEGHNYEDAIILNQRVVEEDILTSIHIEEHEIDARDTKLGPEEITREIPNVSEDVLKDLDERGIVRIGADVRDGDILVGKVTPKGETELTPEERLLRAIFGEKAREVRDTSMKVPHGETGKVIGVRRFSRDDDDDLAPGVNEMIRVYVAQKRKIQDGDKLAGRHGNKGVVGKILPQEDMPFMPDGTPVDIILNTHGVPRRMNIGQVLEVHLGWLAAAGWKIDTEDPANAELLKTLPEDLYDFPAGSLTATPVFDGATNEEIAGLLGNSRPNRDGDVMVDENGKATLFDGRSGEPFPYPVSVGYMYILKLHHLVDEKIHARSTGPYSMITQQPLGGKAQFGGQRFGEMEVWAMQAYGAAYTLQELLTIKSDDVVGRVKVYEAIVKGENIPDPGIPESFKVLLKELQSLCLNVEVLSADGTPMELSGSDDDEFDQAGASLGINLSRDERSDADIA from the coding sequence GTGCTGGAAGGACCCATCTTGGCAGTCTCCCGCCAGACCAAGGCCAACATCCCTGGGGCCCCCGAACGCAAGTCGTTCGCAAAGATTACGGAACCAATCGAGGTTCCGGGGCTTCTCGATATTCAGCTCAACTCCTTTGCTTGGTTGATTGGTACGCCTGAGTGGCGCGCCCGCCAGCAAGAAGAGCTGGGCGACTCGGTTCGCGTAACAAGCGGACTTGAAGACATCTTGGAGGAGCTATCTCCTATCCAGGATTATTCCGGAAATATGTCGCTGTCTCTTTCTGAGCCTCGCTTTGAGGACATGAAGAACACTATTGATGAGTGCAAAGACAAAGACATCAACTACTCCGCGCCACTGTATGTGACCGCAGAGTTCATCAACAACGAAACCCAAGAGATCAAATCGCAGACCGTATTCATCGGCGACTTCCCGATGATGACGGACAAGGGCACGTTCATTGTGAACGGTACCGAGCGTGTTGTTGTCTCTCAGCTGGTTCGTTCTCCTGGCGTGTACTTTGATCAGACGATCGATAAGTCCACCGAGCGTCCACTGCACTCCGTGAAGGTCATTCCTTCCCGCGGTGCATGGCTCGAGTTCGACGTGGATAAGCGTGACACCGTTGGTGTGCGTATCGACCGCAAGCGTCGTCAGCCTGTGACCGTCTTGCTCAAGGCCCTTGGTTGGACCACTGAGCAGATCACGGAGCGCTTCGGCTTCTCTGAGATCATGATGTCCACCCTCGAGTCCGACGGTGTATCTAACACCGACGAGGCTTTGCTGGAAATCTACCGCAAGCAGCGTCCAGGTGAGCAGCCTACCCGCGACTTGGCACAGTCCCTGCTGGACAACTCTTTCTTCCGTGCAAAGCGCTACGACCTAGCAAAGGTGGGCCGCTACAAGGTCAACCGCAAGCTGGGCTTGGGTGGCGACAACGAGGGCCTCATGACCCTCACTGAAGAAGACATCGCAACCACCTTGGAGTACTTGGTACGCCTGCACGCAGGTGAAACCACCATGACGTCGCCAACCGGCGAGGTCATCCCAGTGGAAACCGATGACATCGACCACTTTGGTAACCGTCGTCTGCGTACCGTCGGCGAGCTGATCCAAAACCAGGTCCGTGTGGGACTTTCTCGCATGGAGCGCGTTGTTCGCGAGCGCATGACCACTCAGGATGCTGAGTCGATCACCCCTACCTCGCTGATCAACGTTCGCCCTGTTTCTGCCGCCATCCGCGAGTTCTTCGGAACCTCGCAGCTGTCGCAGTTCATGGACCAGAACAACTCTTTGTCCGGTCTGACCCACAAGCGTCGTCTCTCCGCACTGGGCCCAGGCGGCCTGTCGCGTGAGCGCGCCGGCATTGAGGTCCGAGACGTTCACGCTTCTCACTACGGCCGTATGTGCCCAATTGAGACTCCGGAAGGTCCAAACATTGGTCTGATCGGTTCGCTTGCGTCCTACGCTCGCGTCAACGCCTTCGGCTTCATCGAAACGCCATACCGCAAGGTAGAAAACGGCGTTCTGACTGACCAGATCGACTACCTGACCGCTGATGAGGAAGATCGCTTCGTCGTCGCGCAGGCAAACGTCGAGCATGACGCTGACGGCAAAATCACCGCAGACAGCGTAACCGTGCGTGTGAAGAACGGCGACATCCAGGTCGTCGCACCGGAATCCGTCGATTACCTCGACGTTTCGCCACGTCAGATGGTTTCCGTGGCAACCGCCATGATTCCATTCCTCGAGCACGACGACGCTAACCGTGCCTTGATGGGTGCGAACATGCAGCGTCAGGCTGTCCCACTCGTGCGTTCTGAGGCACCATTCGTTGGCACCGGTATGGAGCGCGCAGCTGCCTACGATGCTGGTGACTTGATCATCAACAAGAAGGGCGGCGTGGTTGAAAACGTCTCCGCAGACATCATCACCGTGATGGCTGACGACGGAACCCGCGAAACCTACATCCTGCGTAAGTTCGAGCGCACCAACCAGGGCACCTGCTACAACCAGACGCCGCTGGTAAACATCGGCGATCGTGTTGAGGCCGGTCAGGTTCTCGCCGACGGCCCAGGTACGCACAACGGCGAAATGTCCCTCGGACGCAACCTCCTCGTAGCTTTCATGCCATGGGAAGGCCACAACTACGAGGACGCTATTATCCTGAACCAGCGCGTGGTCGAAGAGGATATCCTCACCTCGATCCACATCGAAGAACATGAGATCGATGCTCGCGACACCAAGCTGGGACCTGAGGAAATCACCCGCGAGATCCCGAACGTTTCCGAAGACGTGCTCAAGGATCTCGACGAGCGCGGTATCGTTCGCATCGGTGCGGACGTTCGCGACGGCGACATCCTCGTCGGTAAGGTCACCCCGAAGGGTGAAACCGAGCTGACCCCTGAAGAGCGTCTGCTTCGTGCCATCTTCGGCGAGAAGGCACGCGAAGTCCGCGACACCTCCATGAAAGTACCTCACGGTGAAACCGGTAAGGTCATCGGCGTTCGCCGCTTCTCGCGTGACGACGATGACGATCTCGCACCAGGCGTCAACGAGATGATTCGCGTCTACGTTGCCCAAAAGCGCAAGATCCAAGACGGCGACAAGCTCGCTGGTCGCCACGGCAACAAGGGTGTCGTGGGCAAGATCCTGCCTCAGGAAGATATGCCATTCATGCCAGACGGCACCCCAGTGGACATCATCCTGAACACCCACGGTGTGCCTCGTCGTATGAACATCGGCCAGGTGCTCGAGGTTCACTTGGGCTGGTTGGCCGCTGCCGGTTGGAAGATCGACACCGAAGACCCAGCAAACGCTGAATTGCTCAAGACCCTCCCAGAGGATCTCTACGACTTCCCAGCTGGTTCACTGACCGCAACCCCAGTGTTCGACGGTGCTACCAACGAGGAAATCGCAGGTCTGTTGGGCAATTCTCGTCCAAACCGCGACGGCGATGTCATGGTCGACGAAAACGGCAAGGCTACGCTGTTCGACGGCCGCTCCGGCGAACCATTCCCATACCCAGTGTCTGTTGGCTACATGTACATCCTGAAGCTGCACCACTTGGTTGATGAGAAGATCCACGCACGTTCCACCGGTCCTTACTCCATGATTACCCAGCAGCCACTGGGCGGTAAGGCACAGTTCGGTGGTCAGCGCTTCGGCGAGATGGAGGTGTGGGCAATGCAGGCATACGGCGCTGCCTACACCCTGCAGGAACTCCTGACCATCAAGTCTGACGACGTGGTTGGCCGCGTCAAGGTGTACGAGGCCATTGTGAAGGGCGAAAATATTCCGGATCCTGGTATCCCAGAGTCCTTCAAGGTGCTCCTAAAAGAGCTCCAGTCGCTGTGCTTGAACGTGGAGGTTCTCTCCGCAGACGGCACCCCGATGGAGTTGTCTGGATCGGATGACGACGAGTTCGATCAGGCCGGTGCCTCCTTGGGCATCAACCTGTCGCGCGACGAGCGTTCCGACGCAGACATCGCCTAA
- a CDS encoding DNA-directed RNA polymerase subunit beta': MIDVNFFDELRIGLATADDIRRWSKGEVKKPETINYRTLKPEKDGLFCERIFGPTRDWECACGKYKRVRYKGIICERCGVEVTKSKVRRERMGHIELAAPVTHIWYFKGVPSRLGYLLDLAPKDLERIIYFAANIITSVDDEARHADQTTLEAEMLLEKKDVEADMESEIAERAAKLEEDLAELEAAGAKADARNKVKKAAEKEMQHIRERAEREIDRLEEIWQTFIKLAPKQMIIDETIYEELVDRYEDYFTGGMGAEAIQTLIRNFDLDAEAEELREIINNGKGQKKMRALKRLKVVAAFQRSGNDPAGMVLDCIPVIPPELRPMVQLDGGRFATSDLNDLYRRVINRNNRLKRMIELGAPEIIVNNEKRMLQESVDALFDNGRRGRPVTGPGNRPLKSLSDLLKGKQGRFRQNLLGKRVDYSGRSVIIVGPQLKLHECGLPKLMALELFKPFVMKRLVENDYAQNIKSAKRMVERQRPEVWDVLEEAISEHPVMLNRAPTLHRLGIQAFEPKLVEGKAIQLHPLACEAFNADFDGDQMAVHLPLSAEAQAEARILMLASNNILSPASGKPLAMPRLDMVTGLYYLTMDKDENEIGGQGAYAPATEEGPAQGVYSSYAEAIMARDRGVLGLQAKIKVRISHLRPPVDIEAEQFPEGWNKGDVWLADTTLGRIMFNELLPWNYPYLEGVMVRKGGGTGKIMLGDVINDLAATYPMITVAQTMDKMKDAGFYWATRSGVTITMSDVLVLPNKEEILDRYEAEARKIERKYWEQGALTERERYDRLVELWKDATDEVGNAVEKLYPDDNPIPMIVKSGAAGNMRQIWTLAGMKGMVVNSKGDYITRPIKTSFREGLSVLEYFNNSHGSRKGLADTALRTADSGYLTRRLVDVAQDVIVREDDCGTKQGIRVPVAVEVKDAEGNVTGYTGHSLIETSVAGRVAATAVKDAEGNVMVEPGENLTDQLIDELIAAGVKEVKVRSVLTCQTPTGVCAKCYGKSMATGKLVDIGEAVGIVAAQSIGEPGTQLTMRTFHQGGVGGDITGGLPRVQELFEARVPKNRAPIASVAGTVHLDDEGNFYTLTINPDDGSDVVVYEKLSKRQGLATVRVPMESNPGAMIERTLAEGDHVEIGDRLLRGPADPHDVLEVLGRRGVEQHLVDEVQDVYRAQGVAIHDKHIEIIIRQMLRRGTVIESGSTEFLPGTLVDLSEAKAANAEALANGGQPAELRSEIMGITKASLATESWLSAASFQETTRVLTDAAINKRSDKLIGLKENVIIGKLIPAGTGISRYRNISVKPTEAARNAAYSIPTYGDSIYGDDGYGEFTGASVPLDEAYDL, encoded by the coding sequence GTGATCGACGTCAACTTCTTCGACGAGCTTCGAATCGGCCTGGCCACTGCCGACGACATCCGCCGTTGGTCCAAGGGCGAGGTTAAGAAGCCGGAGACCATTAACTACCGCACCCTGAAGCCAGAAAAGGACGGCCTTTTCTGCGAGCGCATCTTCGGTCCAACCCGTGACTGGGAGTGTGCCTGCGGTAAGTACAAGCGTGTCCGCTACAAGGGCATCATCTGTGAGCGCTGTGGCGTTGAGGTGACCAAGTCTAAGGTTCGCCGTGAGCGCATGGGCCACATTGAGTTGGCTGCACCAGTGACTCACATCTGGTACTTCAAGGGTGTTCCATCCCGCTTGGGCTACCTGCTGGACTTGGCTCCAAAGGATCTTGAGCGCATCATCTACTTCGCAGCTAACATCATCACCAGTGTTGATGATGAGGCTCGCCACGCTGACCAGACCACTTTGGAAGCAGAAATGCTTCTGGAGAAGAAGGACGTCGAGGCGGACATGGAGTCCGAAATCGCCGAGCGTGCCGCCAAGCTGGAAGAAGACCTTGCAGAACTCGAAGCAGCCGGCGCTAAAGCCGACGCTCGCAACAAGGTCAAGAAGGCTGCCGAGAAGGAAATGCAGCACATCCGCGAGCGCGCGGAGCGTGAGATCGACCGCCTTGAGGAGATCTGGCAGACCTTCATCAAGCTTGCTCCTAAGCAGATGATCATCGATGAGACCATCTACGAAGAGCTTGTGGACCGCTACGAGGATTACTTCACCGGCGGCATGGGCGCAGAGGCTATCCAGACCCTGATCCGCAACTTCGATCTTGACGCCGAGGCTGAGGAACTACGCGAGATCATCAACAACGGCAAGGGCCAGAAGAAGATGCGTGCCCTGAAGCGTCTGAAGGTTGTTGCAGCCTTCCAGCGTTCAGGTAACGACCCAGCTGGCATGGTTTTGGATTGCATTCCTGTGATCCCACCAGAGCTTCGCCCCATGGTGCAGCTCGACGGTGGCCGCTTTGCAACCTCCGACCTCAACGACCTATACCGTCGTGTGATCAACCGCAACAACCGCCTCAAGCGCATGATTGAACTCGGTGCCCCTGAGATCATCGTGAACAACGAGAAGCGCATGTTGCAGGAATCCGTGGACGCGTTGTTCGACAACGGCCGCCGCGGTCGTCCAGTCACCGGTCCTGGTAACCGTCCACTGAAGTCCCTGTCTGACTTGCTCAAGGGCAAGCAGGGCCGCTTCCGTCAGAACTTGCTGGGTAAGCGTGTCGACTACTCCGGTCGTTCCGTTATTATCGTTGGTCCTCAGCTCAAGCTCCACGAGTGTGGTCTGCCTAAACTGATGGCTCTCGAGCTGTTCAAGCCGTTCGTGATGAAGCGCCTCGTGGAAAACGACTACGCGCAGAACATCAAGTCGGCAAAGCGCATGGTGGAACGCCAGCGTCCAGAGGTGTGGGACGTCCTCGAAGAGGCAATTTCCGAGCACCCAGTGATGCTCAACCGTGCACCTACCCTGCACCGCCTGGGTATTCAGGCATTCGAGCCAAAGCTTGTCGAGGGTAAAGCAATTCAGCTGCACCCATTGGCATGTGAAGCCTTCAACGCCGACTTCGACGGTGACCAGATGGCAGTCCACCTGCCACTGTCCGCTGAGGCTCAGGCAGAAGCTCGCATCCTCATGCTGGCCTCGAACAACATTCTTTCCCCTGCATCGGGTAAGCCACTTGCCATGCCACGTCTGGACATGGTGACCGGCCTGTACTACCTGACCATGGACAAGGACGAAAACGAGATCGGTGGCCAGGGCGCATACGCTCCAGCAACCGAAGAAGGACCAGCACAGGGCGTGTACTCGTCTTATGCTGAGGCCATCATGGCTCGTGACCGCGGCGTTCTTGGCCTGCAGGCTAAGATCAAGGTGCGTATTTCTCACCTGCGTCCACCAGTAGACATCGAGGCTGAGCAGTTCCCAGAGGGCTGGAACAAGGGCGATGTTTGGTTGGCAGACACCACCTTGGGTCGCATCATGTTCAACGAACTGCTGCCTTGGAACTACCCATACCTTGAAGGTGTGATGGTTCGTAAGGGTGGCGGCACCGGCAAGATCATGCTCGGTGACGTGATTAACGACCTCGCAGCAACCTACCCAATGATCACTGTTGCTCAGACGATGGACAAGATGAAGGATGCCGGTTTCTACTGGGCAACCCGTTCTGGCGTGACCATCACCATGTCTGACGTGCTCGTTCTTCCTAACAAGGAAGAAATCCTTGACCGCTACGAGGCCGAGGCACGCAAGATTGAGCGCAAGTACTGGGAGCAGGGTGCTCTGACCGAGCGCGAGCGTTACGACCGCCTCGTTGAGCTGTGGAAGGACGCTACCGACGAGGTTGGTAACGCCGTCGAGAAGCTCTACCCAGACGACAACCCAATTCCAATGATCGTGAAGTCGGGTGCTGCCGGTAACATGCGTCAGATCTGGACGCTTGCTGGTATGAAGGGCATGGTTGTGAACTCGAAGGGTGACTACATCACCCGCCCGATTAAGACCTCCTTCCGTGAAGGCCTGTCGGTTCTCGAGTACTTCAACAACTCCCACGGTTCCCGTAAGGGTCTGGCCGATACCGCTCTGCGTACCGCAGACTCCGGTTACCTCACCCGTCGTCTCGTCGACGTGGCACAGGACGTTATCGTCCGCGAAGACGACTGTGGCACCAAGCAGGGCATTCGTGTTCCTGTAGCCGTTGAAGTCAAGGACGCTGAGGGCAACGTGACCGGTTACACCGGACACAGCCTGATCGAAACCTCCGTGGCCGGTCGTGTGGCAGCTACCGCAGTCAAGGACGCCGAAGGCAACGTCATGGTCGAGCCAGGTGAGAACCTGACCGATCAGCTTATCGACGAGCTCATCGCCGCTGGAGTCAAGGAAGTCAAGGTCCGCTCGGTCTTGACTTGCCAGACCCCAACCGGTGTGTGCGCAAAGTGCTACGGCAAGTCCATGGCAACCGGCAAGCTGGTCGACATCGGAGAAGCAGTCGGTATTGTGGCTGCACAGTCGATTGGTGAGCCTGGTACCCAGCTGACAATGCGTACGTTCCACCAGGGTGGTGTCGGTGGCGACATTACCGGTGGTCTGCCTCGTGTCCAGGAGCTCTTCGAGGCTCGTGTTCCTAAGAACCGTGCACCGATCGCTTCTGTCGCAGGTACCGTCCACCTTGATGACGAAGGCAACTTCTACACCCTGACCATCAACCCAGACGATGGATCTGACGTTGTGGTCTACGAGAAGCTGTCGAAGCGTCAGGGCTTGGCAACTGTCCGCGTTCCAATGGAATCCAACCCAGGTGCCATGATCGAGCGCACCTTGGCCGAGGGTGACCATGTTGAGATTGGCGACCGCCTGCTGCGCGGCCCTGCCGATCCACATGATGTACTCGAGGTTCTGGGTCGCCGTGGTGTTGAGCAGCACCTTGTCGACGAGGTGCAGGACGTCTACCGTGCCCAGGGTGTGGCTATTCACGATAAGCACATCGAAATCATCATTCGACAGATGCTGCGTCGCGGAACCGTCATCGAGTCTGGTTCCACCGAGTTCCTCCCAGGTACGCTGGTGGATCTGTCCGAGGCTAAAGCTGCAAACGCTGAGGCATTGGCAAACGGTGGCCAGCCAGCAGAGCTTCGCTCCGAGATCATGGGTATCACCAAGGCTTCCTTGGCAACCGAGTCGTGGCTATCCGCCGCATCGTTCCAGGAAACCACTCGTGTGCTTACCGACGCCGCTATCAACAAGCGCTCCGACAAGCTGATCGGCCTGAAGGAGAACGTGATCATCGGTAAGCTGATCCCAGCTGGTACCGGTATCTCTCGTTACCGCAACATCTCCGTGAAGCCAACGGAGGCTGCACGAAATGCCGCATACTCGATCCCAACATATGGTGATTCGATCTACGGTGATGATGGCTACGGTGAGTTCACCGGAGCTTCGGTTCCACTGGATGAGGCATACGACCTCTAA
- a CDS encoding ABC transporter ATP-binding protein, translating to MPTLITATGVKKSFGKGSQKVTVLKGIDLTILPGESVAIVGKSGSGKSTLLYCLSGLLAPDEGSIYLANQKITATSPRKVAEIRRNHASFIFQDLNLISSLTVADNIRLPSKLAGRNPKKREIDSVLEKVGLSGAGNKYPNQLSGGQQQRVAIARSLVRSPQILFADEPTGALDVTTSAIILKLLQETVTKRTSLVMVTHDLDIAASADRVVVLKEGNTGQILHHTTPTNIFDAMHKS from the coding sequence ATGCCAACACTCATCACAGCCACCGGAGTGAAGAAAAGCTTCGGTAAAGGTAGTCAGAAAGTAACAGTTCTCAAGGGAATTGATCTCACTATTTTACCTGGAGAATCTGTTGCAATTGTCGGAAAATCTGGTTCAGGAAAATCTACATTACTGTACTGCTTAAGTGGATTACTCGCACCCGATGAAGGATCTATCTACCTAGCCAATCAGAAAATCACCGCCACCTCGCCACGAAAAGTCGCTGAGATCAGGAGAAATCACGCAAGTTTCATCTTTCAAGACTTAAACCTCATTAGCTCCCTGACGGTCGCCGACAACATCCGGCTTCCTTCAAAGCTTGCTGGCCGAAACCCCAAAAAACGCGAAATCGACTCAGTTCTTGAAAAAGTGGGGCTGTCAGGAGCTGGCAATAAGTATCCAAACCAATTATCCGGAGGACAACAGCAACGCGTAGCTATCGCACGTTCTCTTGTCAGATCTCCCCAGATACTCTTTGCCGACGAACCGACCGGAGCACTAGACGTTACAACCAGCGCAATTATCCTAAAACTACTTCAAGAAACGGTCACCAAGAGAACTTCTCTAGTTATGGTCACACATGATCTGGATATTGCAGCATCAGCTGACCGTGTTGTGGTACTAAAAGAAGGAAACACAGGTCAAATTCTCCATCACACAACACCAACAAACATATTTGATGCTATGCATAAGAGTTAG
- a CDS encoding FtsX-like permease family protein, which yields MIFKIALNSVRKGIASWIALLVSSIALSVVLTLNVALIVAGAAVSGDAQQAYISMGGVALAFSVLTGLASFHLVVDTCIRLQQREVALWQIAGLLPPTALAILFTEVVLVTAASAVVGTIITIIIWPSYASFVGHSGLPYSSVLEHNIPAPAISIGIAITVIVSILAGISSSRKIVRGDLITGVKASSSFETKRGSVKGYIFTTTLGVAFLVGIIAIYSAIGNRTELTDPQEIGDFVTIYPGMGILLCLVFAFLGPFLIRALVALIQLCPGKVSFFLAAREASARPALTKALVMPISLAASAVGVMTSWVSKLKDILETVSGASSSVSAPPEQMALLLAGPIIAACVSASSIVFATASNREQDNALLIVSGSTRSAAYTKALFETVVYAFISLFCAYFIIIANELAMVAAFSSGPIPSAQVSLPSWAATGVITFGMSLTLLMLLTVTSTGFRKESITVVLGSK from the coding sequence ATGATCTTCAAAATCGCTTTAAACTCCGTACGTAAGGGAATAGCGTCATGGATCGCTCTACTTGTTTCTTCCATCGCCCTTTCGGTCGTTCTCACCCTCAATGTCGCCCTCATAGTTGCCGGCGCTGCCGTATCTGGAGATGCCCAGCAGGCATATATAAGCATGGGAGGAGTTGCACTCGCGTTCAGTGTACTTACAGGCCTCGCTTCATTCCACTTAGTTGTAGACACATGTATTCGCTTACAGCAACGTGAAGTTGCGCTTTGGCAAATAGCTGGGCTTCTACCTCCCACAGCACTTGCAATCCTCTTCACGGAAGTAGTGTTAGTTACCGCCGCATCAGCTGTGGTCGGTACGATAATCACGATCATAATCTGGCCAAGCTACGCAAGCTTCGTAGGACACAGTGGGCTCCCTTACAGTAGCGTTCTCGAGCACAATATCCCAGCTCCCGCCATTTCTATCGGCATAGCCATTACCGTCATCGTTAGCATTTTGGCTGGAATTAGCTCATCTCGAAAAATTGTACGCGGTGATCTTATTACTGGCGTTAAAGCCTCCTCATCTTTCGAGACAAAGCGCGGTTCAGTCAAAGGCTACATATTCACAACTACGCTCGGGGTGGCGTTCCTCGTTGGAATCATCGCAATCTATTCTGCGATTGGAAACCGAACCGAACTTACCGATCCTCAGGAAATCGGTGATTTCGTCACAATCTACCCAGGCATGGGCATACTACTTTGTCTTGTTTTTGCATTCCTTGGCCCATTCTTAATCCGTGCACTTGTCGCACTAATTCAACTATGTCCTGGCAAAGTTTCCTTTTTTCTAGCCGCTAGGGAAGCCTCCGCGCGCCCTGCACTAACTAAAGCGCTTGTCATGCCAATTAGTCTCGCAGCCTCCGCTGTTGGGGTAATGACATCGTGGGTATCGAAACTTAAAGATATTCTCGAAACAGTTAGCGGGGCTTCTAGCTCCGTCTCTGCCCCACCTGAGCAAATGGCATTATTACTCGCAGGTCCTATCATTGCGGCATGCGTATCGGCATCATCAATCGTCTTTGCGACGGCCTCAAACAGAGAGCAAGATAATGCACTCTTGATTGTGTCCGGTTCCACTCGGAGCGCAGCTTATACAAAAGCACTGTTTGAGACCGTCGTTTATGCGTTTATCTCACTATTCTGCGCTTATTTCATAATCATCGCTAACGAACTTGCAATGGTCGCTGCTTTTTCATCGGGACCAATTCCCTCCGCACAAGTTTCATTACCAAGTTGGGCGGCTACCGGGGTTATCACATTTGGCATGTCACTCACACTGCTCATGCTGCTTACCGTGACAAGCACAGGTTTCCGAAAAGAATCCATAACCGTCGTACTGGGGAGTAAATAA
- a CDS encoding radical SAM protein, whose product MVALGIVIDRKCNIRCGHCCFSSTPQAEEHLTDEQILRIVKEGCETPAIDTISLSGGEALLRKPLVLEVLRVAKSYGKAATLVTNGFWGQNKKRAEETLFELKEAGLCALKISFDDFHQDLLKVEKVKNILDANLSVRVPIAINVAVSKNFSSDRILAALGESLMGVKVIKFPIQRVGAAEQYPEESIIRRHRIEDNLTCPGFEPTYHYDGKVYPCCSPTVFTTGLTFGKAEDLPVERAVSSIERNLLFAAIRQKGFKWLFERCIEERVLDISYIDRSYVDACEMCQILFSNPHTLKAVVSIVSNEYTSISK is encoded by the coding sequence ATGGTAGCCCTTGGCATAGTTATTGACAGGAAATGCAACATTAGATGCGGACACTGTTGTTTTTCTTCCACCCCTCAGGCCGAGGAACATCTCACAGATGAACAGATTCTTCGAATCGTTAAGGAAGGTTGTGAAACCCCCGCTATCGACACAATTTCATTGAGCGGCGGGGAAGCTCTCTTGCGTAAACCTTTAGTACTGGAAGTACTTCGCGTTGCTAAATCCTATGGGAAAGCCGCAACCTTAGTAACTAATGGGTTCTGGGGACAAAATAAGAAACGAGCTGAGGAAACACTTTTTGAGCTAAAAGAAGCAGGTCTTTGCGCTCTAAAGATCAGCTTCGATGATTTCCATCAAGATCTCCTCAAGGTAGAGAAAGTCAAAAATATCCTCGATGCCAACTTGAGTGTGAGGGTACCAATCGCAATTAATGTTGCGGTATCTAAAAACTTCTCTTCCGATAGGATTCTAGCGGCGCTTGGAGAATCGCTCATGGGAGTCAAAGTGATTAAGTTCCCCATTCAACGAGTGGGAGCAGCGGAACAATACCCTGAAGAATCAATCATTCGCCGCCATCGTATAGAAGACAATCTAACCTGTCCGGGTTTTGAACCCACCTACCACTACGACGGCAAAGTCTATCCTTGTTGCTCCCCCACGGTCTTTACCACAGGTCTCACCTTTGGAAAGGCAGAAGATCTTCCCGTAGAACGCGCAGTTTCCAGTATCGAGAGAAATCTTCTTTTTGCCGCGATCCGACAAAAAGGTTTCAAATGGCTCTTTGAGCGATGCATCGAAGAAAGGGTTCTGGATATTTCCTACATTGACCGCAGTTATGTCGACGCATGTGAAATGTGCCAAATCCTCTTCTCAAATCCACACACGCTGAAAGCTGTAGTGTCTATCGTTTCAAACGAATACACAAGTATCTCGAAATAA